The DNA window AGGAACCCGCCTGAAGAACAGACAAGGCACCAGGCCCGTGATGAGCCTGGCGGCCCACGCCGCGCCTAACCTCGGTGAGCGCTCCGGAGCAGCCCACGCACGGCCATCTTGGGGAGGAATCCCAACATGTACCGCCAGCGCGGAACCTCCAGGTGGTACGGCAGGCTCCGTCGATACAGGTCCAGCGCGAGGTCCATCCTGCCGTGGTCCACCAGGACGTGTGAGACGTGCCGGCTGGCATAGAGCAGCATCTGCAACCGCTCGCGCCTCCGCTCCGCCCCACCCGGGTAACGGGCCAGGCGCTCCTGCATCAACTGGTACGCCATTCCCCGGTGGGCCGACTCCAACATCGTGGACTCGGAGCCCTCGTGCTTCCGGTAGCCCACGGCGAGCGGCGCACGCACCCAGGCAAACCCTGGCTCGGTCCCCAACCGGTACAGCAAATCGTAGTCCTCGGCGACGATGCGCAACGGCGTGAAGCCCTCCACCCGCCGCAGCGCCTCCGTCCGCACCGCCAGGACACATGCCGTGCGCGGCGTCGTGTCCCGCGCGCTCGCCAGGTAGTCCTGGAACGGCACCACATGAAGGGGCTCTCTCGCCACCCGCGTCAGCTCGTCCTCCTGTTGGAAGATCACCGACGAGCCCATCACCACCGCGGGCATGCCCTGCTCGCGCAACACCTGCCGGTACACCGCGAGCGTCCACGGGAACCACAGGTCATCGCTGTCCAGGAACACCACGTACTCGCCCCGAGCCTCCTGGATGCCCAGGTTGCGCGCGGCGCCCGGGCCCGCGTTGGCCTGCTGGAGCACC is part of the Myxococcus landrumus genome and encodes:
- a CDS encoding glycosyltransferase family 2 protein gives rise to the protein MPFFSVVIPTYNRARLLERTLASVFAQEERDYEVLVVDDGSTDDTLEVLKGLGEKVRVLQQANAGPGAARNLGIQEARGEYVVFLDSDDLWFPWTLAVYRQVLREQGMPAVVMGSSVIFQQEDELTRVAREPLHVVPFQDYLASARDTTPRTACVLAVRTEALRRVEGFTPLRIVAEDYDLLYRLGTEPGFAWVRAPLAVGYRKHEGSESTMLESAHRGMAYQLMQERLARYPGGAERRRERLQMLLYASRHVSHVLVDHGRMDLALDLYRRSLPYHLEVPRWRYMLGFLPKMAVRGLLRSAHRG